From one Misgurnus anguillicaudatus chromosome 2, ASM2758022v2, whole genome shotgun sequence genomic stretch:
- the rem2 gene encoding GTP-binding protein REM 2 — protein sequence MSDQDFGLTLSTAPQLRRGSTPLPIKHQLKREEAVSEDYDWTPGLDVSGTPQISVSDAQDSPPPKPPQQKYYGPLRIVLLGQNGVGKSSLALSLAGLSDRSLSVDSETHAADEGYQRRVTVDDEDSTILVYDNWKQDLSTLQCEVCILVFSLTDRRTFHRIAQLRLLLRETLPHTPIILVGNKSDLVRSREITVEEAHSSAIHFGCLYLELSVSLDHHTNELLEAAVRAARGHSLGPGWTEGSPTAARRQSLTSRAKRFLSGLVPRSHLGRERDVARDRDLSRHRGSRMLRQKSRSCHDLSALM from the exons ATGTCGGACCAG GATTTTGGCTTAACTCTATCGACTGCCCCACAGCTACGCAGGGGCAGCACCCCCTTGCCGATCAAGCATCAGTTAAAGCGGGAAGAGGCGGTGTCCGAGGACTACGATTGGACACCGGGGCTCGACGTGTCTGGGACTCCACAAATCAGTGTCAGCGATGCCCAAGATTCTCCTCCGCCAAAACCACCCCAGCAAAAGTACTACGGGCCCCTTCGGATAGTACTGCTGGGTCAAAATGGTGTCGGCAAATCGTCTCTAGCACTTTCTCTTGCTGGACTGTCGGACAGATCACTCTCGGTAGACTCGGAAACCCACGCAGCCG ATGAGGGTTACCAAAGACGAGTTACCGTGGATGATGAGGACAGCACAATTTTAGTATATGACAATTGGAAACAG GACCTGTCCACTCTGCAATGCGAGGTGTGCATCCTGGTGTTCTCATTGACGGACAGGCGCACTTTTCACAGGATCGCCCAGCTCCGCCTTCTGTTGAGGGAGACATTGCCGCACACCCCCATTATTCTGGTGGGCAACAAGAGCGACCTTGTGCGGTCCCGAGAGATCACCGTAGAAG AGGCACATTCTAGTGCAATCCATTTTGGATGCCTCTATCTGGAACTCTCCGTCTCGCTTGACCATCACACTAATGAACTGCTGGAGGCGGCTGTGAGAGCGGCTCGGGGCCACAGCCTGGGTCCCGGGTGGACAGAGGGGTCCCCCACGGCGGCTCGTAGACAGAGTTTGACCAGCAGGGCCAAGCGCTTCCTGTCCGGGCTGGTTCCACGCTCCCACCTCGGCCGAGAAAGGGATGTGGCCAGGGACAGAGACCTCAGCCGACACCGAGGAAGCAGAATGCTCAGGCAGAAATCACGTTCCTGTCACGACCTCAGTGCTCTGATGTAA